One Paenibacillus riograndensis SBR5 DNA segment encodes these proteins:
- the queC gene encoding 7-cyano-7-deazaguanine synthase QueC — MTMNNKALVVFSGGQDSTTCLVWALKNYEEVQAVTFNYNQRHAAEIEVAKEIAKKFNVKQHILDLGLLHQLAPNALTRDDIEIAAGEGEELPSTFVDGRNLLFLSFAAILAKQLEFTNIVTGVCQTDFSGYPDCRDVFVKSLNVTLNLSMDYEFVIHTPLMWLDKKETWKLADELGCFEYIREHTLTCYNGIIGSGCGTCPACLLRQRGLDQYEAERNEVGS, encoded by the coding sequence ATGACAATGAACAACAAAGCCCTTGTGGTCTTCAGCGGCGGCCAAGACAGCACAACCTGTCTGGTATGGGCATTGAAGAACTACGAAGAGGTCCAGGCAGTTACCTTCAATTACAATCAGCGCCATGCGGCTGAGATTGAAGTCGCCAAGGAAATCGCCAAAAAATTCAACGTGAAGCAGCATATTCTCGATTTGGGTCTGCTCCATCAGCTGGCGCCCAACGCGCTGACCCGCGATGATATAGAGATTGCCGCCGGTGAAGGGGAGGAGCTTCCGAGTACGTTCGTAGATGGCCGGAATCTGCTGTTCTTGTCCTTTGCGGCGATTCTTGCCAAACAGCTTGAGTTCACCAATATCGTTACCGGAGTCTGCCAGACGGACTTTAGCGGATATCCGGACTGCCGGGATGTATTCGTGAAATCGCTGAATGTTACCCTTAATCTGTCAATGGATTATGAGTTTGTTATTCATACGCCGCTGATGTGGCTGGATAAAAAAGAAACCTGGAAGCTGGCCGACGAGCTCGGCTGCTTTGAATATATCCGTGAGCATACGCTGACCTGCTACAACGGAATTATTGGCAGCGGCTGCGGTACCTGCCCGGCCTGCCTGCTGCGCCAGCGGGGACTGGACCAGTATGAAGCGGAACGAAATGAGGTCGGTTCCTGA
- the queF gene encoding preQ(1) synthase — MSEGRLKEEMQEVTLLGNQGTTYTFGYDPDILEVFDNKHPGRDYFVKFNCPEFTSLCPVTGQPDFGAMYISYIPDHKMVESKSLKLYLFSFRNHGDFHEDCVNIIMNDLISLMEPRYIEVWGKFTPRGGISIDPYCNWGRPGTKYEAMAEHRLINHDLYPEKVDNR, encoded by the coding sequence ATGTCAGAAGGCAGATTGAAAGAGGAAATGCAAGAGGTTACCCTGCTGGGGAACCAAGGCACAACGTATACATTCGGTTATGACCCGGATATTCTGGAGGTGTTTGACAACAAGCACCCCGGACGTGATTATTTTGTGAAATTCAACTGTCCGGAGTTTACCAGCCTGTGTCCCGTTACCGGCCAGCCGGATTTTGGCGCGATGTACATCTCGTATATTCCTGATCACAAGATGGTCGAGTCCAAGTCACTGAAGCTCTACCTGTTCAGCTTCCGCAATCATGGGGATTTTCACGAAGACTGTGTAAACATTATTATGAACGATCTCATCTCCTTGATGGAGCCGCGGTATATTGAGGTCTGGGGCAAATTCACCCCGCGCGGCGGCATTTCCATCGATCCTTACTGCAACTGGGGGCGTCCGGGAACCAAATATGAAGCGATGGCCGAGCACCGGCTGATCAATCATGACCTGTATCCTGAAAAAGTGGACAACCGTTAA
- the murB gene encoding UDP-N-acetylmuramate dehydrogenase → MNISKIYEDLQQLVPTGMVKRGEVLESHVFTRIGGRADILAAPATYEELQSIVTYARVNEIPLTVLGNGSNVIIRDGGIRGIVLQTSDLTEMGLRDNVLYAQCGAKIIDVSRFALEKQLAGLEFACGIPGTVGGALYMNAGAYGGEIKDVLESALAISKAGRIVTLQGEELEWGYRKSVFASSEFIVLEARFALQPGDPAAIKAAMDDLTHQRESKQPLEYPSCGSVFKRPPGRFAGQLIQESGLQGTRIGGAEVSRKHAGFIVNTDHATAKDYIGLIQHVQATVKNKFGVELETEVEIIGEE, encoded by the coding sequence ATGAATATCAGCAAAATATATGAGGATCTGCAGCAGTTGGTTCCCACTGGAATGGTTAAGCGTGGTGAGGTGCTGGAGAGCCATGTGTTTACCCGCATCGGCGGCCGGGCCGACATCCTGGCGGCGCCTGCGACATATGAAGAGCTTCAATCTATTGTTACATATGCCCGTGTAAATGAAATTCCGTTGACCGTTCTGGGGAACGGCTCGAACGTCATTATCCGTGACGGAGGAATCCGCGGCATTGTTCTCCAGACCTCCGATTTGACTGAAATGGGACTCAGGGACAATGTGCTTTATGCCCAGTGCGGTGCAAAAATTATCGATGTCTCCAGATTTGCCTTGGAGAAGCAGCTTGCGGGTCTTGAATTCGCCTGTGGAATTCCGGGGACAGTCGGAGGGGCCTTATACATGAATGCCGGCGCATACGGCGGAGAAATCAAGGATGTGCTGGAAAGTGCGCTTGCGATCAGTAAAGCCGGGCGGATAGTGACGCTTCAAGGAGAGGAACTGGAATGGGGCTACCGCAAAAGCGTCTTTGCCAGCAGTGAATTTATTGTTCTGGAGGCCAGATTTGCCTTGCAGCCGGGTGATCCGGCGGCAATCAAAGCAGCTATGGATGATTTGACCCATCAGCGTGAGTCTAAGCAGCCACTGGAGTATCCTTCATGCGGGAGTGTATTTAAGCGGCCTCCCGGAAGGTTCGCCGGGCAGCTGATCCAAGAGAGCGGGCTGCAGGGAACCCGGATCGGCGGAGCTGAAGTATCCCGTAAACACGCAGGCTTCATCGTGAACACAGATCACGCGACGGCGAAGGACTACATCGGGCTGATACAGCATGTTCAGGCTACGGTAAAGAATAAGTTCGGTGTGGAATTGGAGACGGAAGTAGAGATTATAGGCGAAGAATGA
- a CDS encoding ABC transporter ATP-binding protein: MSERLNTEQLSIGYAEAMIVKGLNLSLPTGKITALVGANGSGKSTILKTMARIMKPKSGSVMLDGKSIHNLSTKEVARQLAILPQNPTAPDGLTVSELVGYGRYPHQKGFGTLTPEDRSIIANAITVTGMEAFHDRPIDRLSGGQRQRAWIAMALAQQTDILFLDEPTTFLDMAHQLEVLQLLQKLNQEEGRTIIMVVHDLNHASRYAQHMVAIKSGSVISEGAPSEVMTSGVLREVFGIEADIVPDPRTGVPLCLPYELAAYSAVGM, from the coding sequence ATGTCGGAACGTTTGAATACAGAACAGTTAAGTATCGGGTATGCTGAGGCGATGATAGTCAAAGGGCTGAACCTGTCGCTTCCTACTGGAAAAATCACTGCGCTGGTCGGGGCTAACGGCTCCGGGAAATCGACCATTCTCAAGACTATGGCGCGGATCATGAAGCCCAAAAGCGGCAGCGTCATGCTCGACGGAAAGTCGATCCACAACCTGTCGACCAAGGAGGTAGCCCGGCAGCTGGCGATTTTGCCGCAGAATCCTACCGCTCCCGACGGGCTTACTGTCTCCGAGCTGGTCGGCTACGGACGTTATCCGCATCAGAAGGGTTTCGGTACACTGACTCCGGAAGACCGCAGCATTATTGCCAATGCGATTACGGTAACGGGGATGGAAGCATTCCACGACCGCCCGATTGACCGCCTGTCCGGGGGGCAGCGCCAGCGGGCATGGATCGCTATGGCTCTGGCTCAGCAGACCGATATTCTGTTCTTGGACGAACCAACAACTTTTCTCGATATGGCTCACCAGCTGGAAGTTCTCCAGCTCCTGCAGAAGTTGAATCAGGAAGAAGGCCGCACAATCATTATGGTTGTGCATGATTTGAATCATGCTTCCCGGTATGCACAGCATATGGTAGCCATTAAGTCCGGAAGCGTGATCAGTGAAGGCGCTCCTTCTGAGGTTATGACATCCGGTGTACTGCGTGAGGTATTCGGAATCGAAGCGGATATTGTTCCTGATCCGCGTACGGGTGTGCCGCTCTGTCTTCCTTATGAATTGGCGGCTTATTCAGCCGTCGGAATGTAA
- a CDS encoding FecCD family ABC transporter permease — protein MSRSQLSSTPKKRRTRENAILSLLAVLIVVMFIISMNTGLIRLSPTEVIHTLLGEGSQQQKLILFDFRLPRIVISLLVGAGFAVAGCILQSLSRNALAEPSTLGINAGAGFAVLIFISFVPATTAAPIFMLPLMALAGAGLTAALIYVLAYRREDGLSPTRLILIGIAVGAGIYAFQLILSLRLDPENYQFVATWLAGKIWGGDWRFVMALLPWILILVPFAFYKARVLNVLNLGDEIPAGLGLPVERERVLLMAAAVALAGSCVAVSGGIGFVGLIAPHLARRIVGPRHQILLPACALVGALLLLTADTMARWILQPSEIPTGIVVAIIGAPYFLYLLARSKA, from the coding sequence ATGAGCCGCAGCCAGCTGTCCTCCACACCGAAAAAGCGACGGACCCGTGAAAACGCCATATTATCTCTCCTGGCAGTTCTGATCGTTGTCATGTTCATCATCAGTATGAACACCGGACTTATCCGGCTGTCGCCAACGGAAGTTATACATACTCTGCTGGGAGAAGGCAGCCAGCAACAAAAGCTGATTCTCTTTGACTTCCGTCTGCCGCGGATCGTCATTTCCTTGCTCGTTGGAGCCGGATTTGCGGTTGCAGGCTGTATTCTGCAGAGTCTGTCGCGCAATGCGCTGGCGGAGCCTTCAACCCTTGGCATTAATGCCGGAGCAGGCTTTGCTGTACTTATCTTTATTTCCTTTGTCCCGGCAACAACTGCAGCTCCAATCTTTATGCTGCCGCTGATGGCGCTGGCCGGGGCCGGTCTTACCGCAGCGCTGATTTATGTTCTGGCCTACCGCCGTGAAGACGGTCTGTCACCGACAAGACTGATTCTCATCGGGATTGCCGTTGGCGCAGGCATCTATGCGTTTCAGCTGATTTTATCCTTAAGGCTGGACCCGGAAAATTATCAATTTGTTGCCACCTGGCTGGCAGGGAAGATCTGGGGCGGCGACTGGCGGTTTGTTATGGCGCTCCTGCCCTGGATCTTGATCCTGGTGCCGTTTGCCTTCTACAAGGCACGGGTTCTTAATGTCCTTAACCTGGGCGATGAAATCCCTGCGGGACTGGGGCTGCCTGTGGAGAGAGAACGGGTTCTGCTGATGGCCGCTGCAGTTGCACTAGCCGGTTCCTGTGTCGCAGTCAGCGGGGGCATCGGCTTTGTGGGACTGATCGCCCCCCATCTGGCCCGCCGGATTGTAGGACCGAGGCATCAGATTTTGCTGCCTGCCTGCGCCTTGGTCGGCGCATTGCTGCTGTTGACTGCCGATACGATGGCCCGCTGGATTCTCCAGCCTTCCGAGATTCCGACAGGAATTGTGGTAGCTATCATCGGGGCTCCGTACTTTTTATATTTGCTGGCCAGATCCAAGGCCTGA
- a CDS encoding FecCD family ABC transporter permease produces MVTSTHSQPRTHPEGEKQLKTRPAAAVVILIAGLGAILFGLALSVSVGAADIRLASVWEAVFRFNPELPQHQVIRELRIPRALAGALVGACFAVAGAIMQGMTRNPLADSGLLGLNAGASVGLALAFAFAPSMSFIYIMLYCFIGAAAASLLVFGIGSLSHSGLTPLRLTLAGAAVSALLLAISQGIAILFHLSQDIAFWMAGGIGGTSWTQLRIMFPWVAAALIGSLMISRSITLLSLGRDVAAGLGQRTRLVQTAGILIVVVLAGAAVSAVGPIAFIGLIIPHVTRFLVGVDYRWIIPCSAVLGSVLIIFADIAARMINAPYETPLGALIAVIGVPFFIYLASKRKGGLT; encoded by the coding sequence ATGGTCACATCCACACACTCACAACCCCGTACTCATCCGGAAGGGGAAAAACAACTGAAAACCCGCCCTGCTGCAGCAGTAGTTATATTGATTGCAGGGCTTGGGGCTATACTGTTCGGCCTGGCGCTTTCCGTTTCGGTAGGTGCGGCGGATATTCGGCTGGCATCTGTATGGGAAGCGGTATTTCGCTTCAATCCCGAACTGCCGCAGCATCAGGTGATCCGGGAACTGAGAATTCCCCGTGCATTGGCCGGAGCGCTGGTCGGTGCTTGCTTTGCAGTCGCAGGAGCGATTATGCAGGGCATGACACGCAATCCGCTGGCGGATTCGGGACTGCTTGGCCTGAATGCCGGCGCAAGCGTTGGACTGGCATTGGCTTTTGCCTTTGCACCTTCAATGTCATTCATATATATCATGCTCTATTGCTTCATTGGAGCCGCAGCGGCTTCTCTTCTCGTCTTCGGGATTGGTTCGCTGTCGCATAGCGGACTGACTCCACTGCGGCTGACACTCGCCGGAGCTGCAGTGAGCGCTCTGCTGCTCGCCATCAGCCAGGGGATTGCGATTCTCTTCCATCTCTCGCAGGATATCGCTTTTTGGATGGCGGGAGGGATTGGGGGTACAAGCTGGACACAGCTGCGGATCATGTTTCCTTGGGTTGCTGCAGCTCTTATAGGATCACTGATGATATCGCGTTCCATCACACTACTCAGTCTGGGACGGGATGTGGCAGCTGGTCTCGGGCAGAGAACCCGTCTAGTGCAGACTGCCGGAATCCTTATAGTTGTCGTGCTTGCCGGAGCAGCGGTATCCGCGGTGGGGCCAATTGCTTTTATCGGATTAATCATCCCGCATGTTACACGATTTCTCGTCGGGGTGGATTACCGCTGGATTATTCCGTGCTCGGCAGTGCTTGGAAGCGTACTGATCATCTTTGCGGACATTGCTGCCAGAATGATCAATGCTCCTTATGAGACGCCGCTGGGTGCATTGATTGCTGTAATCGGGGTGCCGTTCTTTATCTATTTGGCCAGTAAGCGTAAGGGAGGATTGACATGA
- a CDS encoding iron-hydroxamate ABC transporter substrate-binding protein, protein MYSINLKRAGHRKLASIGLLTLTLILSACGNNSSANSTGSAANAPAASADATTAPASEAPAATTAPAVEKTVTDAMGHKVTVPANPQRVLASYLEDYLVTLGVTPVAQWSVTNGVQDYLADELKDVPTISFDLPLEAVMGFAPDFHIVQSEASVQNGLYDQLNKIAPTYVLGDEISKDWRKSLLKIGELLNKSAEAEQAIAAYDQKAADAKAKISTVIGDDSVAILWLIKKNFYIVDETRSSGAVVYGDLGLKLPNLVTEIPAASRATWNPISLEKLAELTADHIFLVNSDKTEGSEILNSPIWKGIPAVKAGNVHEFASNHSWLYSGAIANSKTIDDVLNSLVK, encoded by the coding sequence ATGTATTCGATTAACTTAAAGAGAGCAGGCCACAGGAAGCTGGCCTCAATCGGGCTTTTGACGCTGACGCTTATTTTGTCCGCCTGCGGCAATAACAGCAGCGCAAATTCAACAGGGAGTGCGGCCAATGCACCCGCAGCTTCAGCAGACGCTACAACAGCACCTGCATCAGAAGCTCCGGCAGCAACAACTGCTCCTGCGGTAGAGAAAACAGTAACTGATGCCATGGGGCACAAGGTAACCGTTCCGGCTAATCCGCAGCGCGTGCTGGCTTCATACCTGGAGGACTATCTGGTAACGCTTGGGGTAACTCCGGTAGCACAATGGTCGGTAACCAACGGAGTTCAGGATTATCTGGCAGATGAATTGAAGGATGTTCCAACGATCAGCTTTGATCTTCCCCTTGAGGCTGTGATGGGCTTTGCGCCGGATTTTCATATTGTACAATCGGAAGCCAGCGTGCAAAATGGCCTCTATGACCAGTTGAACAAAATCGCACCTACCTATGTGCTGGGCGATGAGATCAGCAAAGACTGGCGAAAGTCTCTGCTCAAGATCGGTGAACTGCTGAACAAGAGCGCCGAAGCTGAGCAGGCGATAGCCGCTTATGATCAAAAAGCTGCCGATGCCAAAGCAAAAATCTCCACTGTAATTGGAGATGATTCTGTTGCAATCTTGTGGCTTATTAAAAAGAACTTCTATATTGTAGACGAAACACGCAGCAGCGGGGCGGTAGTGTACGGTGACCTCGGTCTAAAGCTGCCTAATCTTGTAACAGAGATTCCTGCAGCTTCCAGAGCAACCTGGAATCCGATTTCTCTTGAGAAGCTGGCCGAGCTCACTGCAGACCATATCTTCCTGGTTAACAGCGACAAGACTGAAGGTTCAGAAATTTTGAACAGTCCGATTTGGAAGGGCATTCCTGCTGTTAAGGCGGGTAATGTTCATGAATTTGCCTCCAACCACAGCTGGCTGTACAGCGGAGCGATAGCCAATTCCAAAACCATTGACGATGTCTTGAACAGTCTTGTGAAATAA
- a CDS encoding APC family permease — MVSKVKRLLIGRPMKSNELDHEKLSKVKALAVLSSDALSSVAYGTEQILIVLVAAGFTAIWYSLPIALAVLGLLAILILSYRQTIFAYPQGGGAYIVAKSNLGVPTGLLAGGSLLVDYILTVAVSASAGTDAITSAFPSLHNHSVLIAVTVILLLTIINLRGVTESASFIAIPVYLFVASIFILIIAGVFKYATGGAHANVPEIGSAVSNVSLFLLLKAFSSGCSALTGVEAVSNAIPNFKAPAEKNAAKTLMMMGLILGIMFTGITLLAYWYGITPDEKATVVSQIAESTFGRGGLYFFIQGITAVILFLAANTAYSAFPLLAFMFAKDKYLPHAFMVRGDRLGFSNGIIFLGVLSALLVTAFHGNTESLIPLYAVGVFIPFTLSQLGMMVHWCKTKPKAWQNKFAVNTVGMLTTLTITLIFIITKFSSVWMAFIFLPVVMFVFHRIHHHYLNTADQLRICPATDKPCIKGSTVVVPVAGVTRAVLHSISYAKSLTDNVVAVYVGFDEEEISKMEQKWEEWNPGVRLIVLRSRYRSILRPLVKFIDTVEWKTASTDHITVLIPQFITKHWWQAVLHNQTSLFIRSYLMNQKDIVVATVPYHLHK, encoded by the coding sequence ATGGTAAGCAAGGTAAAACGACTATTGATCGGGCGTCCGATGAAGTCGAACGAACTCGATCATGAAAAGTTATCCAAGGTGAAAGCACTGGCTGTCCTGTCTTCTGATGCGCTCTCGTCTGTAGCCTACGGAACGGAACAAATCCTGATTGTGCTGGTGGCCGCAGGCTTCACAGCTATCTGGTACTCATTGCCAATCGCATTAGCCGTATTGGGCCTGCTGGCTATACTGATTTTATCCTACCGTCAGACCATCTTTGCTTATCCGCAGGGCGGTGGCGCGTATATCGTAGCCAAAAGCAATCTGGGTGTTCCAACCGGACTCCTCGCCGGGGGATCTTTGCTGGTGGATTATATTTTGACCGTTGCGGTTAGTGCATCGGCGGGCACAGATGCGATCACATCCGCTTTTCCAAGTCTCCATAATCATAGCGTACTTATCGCTGTTACCGTGATTTTGCTCTTAACGATTATCAATCTGCGCGGGGTAACAGAATCTGCTTCATTCATTGCTATTCCCGTGTATCTCTTCGTAGCATCGATCTTTATATTGATCATTGCGGGGGTATTCAAATATGCAACCGGCGGAGCACATGCCAATGTTCCTGAAATCGGGTCTGCGGTGTCGAATGTCAGCTTGTTTCTGCTGCTTAAGGCTTTCAGCTCCGGCTGTTCGGCTCTGACCGGGGTAGAGGCTGTATCGAATGCCATTCCGAACTTCAAGGCGCCTGCGGAAAAAAATGCGGCCAAAACCCTCATGATGATGGGGCTTATCCTGGGGATTATGTTTACCGGTATTACGCTGCTGGCTTACTGGTATGGAATTACGCCGGATGAAAAAGCTACAGTGGTATCACAAATTGCCGAATCTACTTTTGGGCGCGGCGGTTTGTACTTTTTCATACAAGGTATCACAGCGGTCATTTTGTTCCTGGCTGCCAATACAGCCTACTCGGCATTCCCGCTGCTGGCGTTTATGTTTGCCAAAGACAAGTATCTGCCCCATGCATTTATGGTCCGTGGGGACCGCTTGGGCTTCTCGAACGGCATTATCTTTTTGGGTGTATTATCCGCTCTGCTGGTCACGGCTTTTCACGGAAATACGGAAAGCCTGATTCCGTTATATGCGGTGGGCGTTTTCATTCCGTTTACGCTGTCCCAGCTAGGTATGATGGTGCATTGGTGCAAGACCAAACCTAAAGCGTGGCAAAATAAATTTGCCGTGAACACGGTGGGGATGCTTACGACTCTGACCATAACCTTAATCTTCATTATCACCAAATTCTCCAGCGTCTGGATGGCCTTTATCTTCCTGCCGGTAGTAATGTTCGTGTTCCACAGGATTCACCACCATTACCTGAATACTGCGGATCAGCTGCGGATATGTCCGGCAACGGATAAACCCTGCATCAAGGGAAGTACAGTGGTCGTACCTGTTGCCGGTGTAACACGTGCGGTGCTGCATTCGATCAGCTATGCCAAGTCCTTAACGGATAATGTGGTGGCTGTGTATGTAGGTTTTGATGAAGAAGAGATCAGCAAAATGGAGCAGAAATGGGAGGAATGGAATCCGGGCGTGCGCCTGATTGTCCTCCGCTCCCGTTACCGCAGCATTCTCCGTCCGCTGGTCAAATTCATAGATACAGTAGAGTGGAAGACTGCTTCAACCGATCATATTACTGTACTCATCCCGCAGTTTATCACTAAGCATTGGTGGCAGGCCGTCCTGCACAATCAGACCAGCTTGTTCATCCGTTCCTATCTAATGAATCAAAAAGACATCGTCGTTGCAACCGTACCTTATCATTTGCATAAATAG
- a CDS encoding disulfide oxidoreductase, with protein sequence MKIAAFCRRHCLYLAWFVSVIAVAGSLYLSEVLKYEPCKLCWFQRIFMYPQLILLGIATYWNDKKIIPYVLPLSLIGGCISIYHYAEQKIPALSKVLPCTIGVPCNKDYLNYFGFITIPLLALIAFALIAILLWTGRKEDISNHS encoded by the coding sequence ATGAAGATCGCTGCTTTCTGCAGACGCCACTGTCTCTATTTGGCCTGGTTTGTGTCTGTTATCGCAGTAGCGGGAAGTTTGTACCTAAGTGAGGTATTGAAGTACGAGCCCTGCAAGTTATGCTGGTTCCAGCGGATATTCATGTACCCGCAGCTTATTCTGCTGGGCATTGCCACCTACTGGAATGACAAAAAGATCATTCCCTATGTGCTGCCCCTAAGTCTCATTGGCGGCTGCATCTCTATCTATCATTATGCGGAACAGAAAATACCGGCACTCAGCAAGGTGCTTCCCTGCACGATTGGCGTACCCTGTAACAAGGATTATCTGAATTATTTCGGGTTTATTACGATCCCTCTACTGGCCTTGATTGCCTTTGCGTTAATCGCGATTTTGCTCTGGACCGGACGCAAAGAGGACATCTCTAACCATTCCTGA
- a CDS encoding DsbA family protein, with the protein MGKSKTNNGTVSGLNKAEKRRAELEQQKQKTRILIISAVAIVVIIFVGLFLLASKDSSSTAGSGKAVDFNYSGFPRLGKEDAPVKIVEFGDFKCPACAQFTGAIKPQIVQEYVNQDKAAFYFVNMAFIGPDSETASLAALSVYHQNNDAFWTYYDALYANQGDENAEWATEDFLVSLAEKEKLPVDLELLRKDIKERTYESELQNDISIAKDTGVTSTPTVFINGHKVDKPFDMEAIDAQIKSASEAVSAE; encoded by the coding sequence TTGGGCAAATCTAAAACAAACAATGGCACGGTTTCCGGTTTAAATAAAGCCGAGAAACGCAGGGCTGAGCTGGAGCAGCAGAAACAGAAAACGAGAATTCTAATTATTAGTGCGGTCGCAATCGTAGTGATTATTTTTGTCGGACTCTTCTTGCTGGCATCGAAGGATTCCTCTTCAACGGCAGGTTCAGGCAAGGCGGTTGATTTCAATTACAGCGGGTTCCCAAGACTCGGGAAAGAGGATGCACCGGTCAAAATCGTCGAGTTCGGTGATTTCAAATGTCCGGCCTGCGCCCAGTTTACAGGTGCCATCAAGCCGCAGATTGTGCAGGAGTATGTGAATCAGGATAAAGCAGCCTTCTACTTCGTAAATATGGCTTTTATCGGCCCGGATTCCGAAACGGCTTCGCTGGCGGCATTATCCGTCTATCATCAGAACAATGACGCTTTCTGGACCTACTACGATGCGCTTTACGCCAATCAGGGGGATGAGAATGCAGAGTGGGCCACAGAGGACTTCCTGGTGAGTCTCGCGGAGAAGGAGAAGCTGCCTGTTGATCTGGAGCTTTTACGCAAAGACATCAAGGAACGAACCTATGAAAGTGAGCTGCAAAATGATATCAGCATCGCCAAAGATACCGGTGTAACCTCTACGCCTACTGTTTTCATTAATGGACACAAAGTAGATAAGCCTTTCGACATGGAAGCTATTGACGCTCAGATTAAATCCGCTTCCGAAGCTGTGAGTGCTGAATGA